One Elgaria multicarinata webbii isolate HBS135686 ecotype San Diego chromosome 7, rElgMul1.1.pri, whole genome shotgun sequence DNA window includes the following coding sequences:
- the CHCHD7 gene encoding coiled-coil-helix-coiled-coil-helix domain-containing protein 7, with amino-acid sequence MSGKLQRLRDHEINPCIAETDASRKCMDESNYNKAMCANYFLRYKNCRKFWSGVMMQRRIDGIQPNMPTAEERERILASMGRMPY; translated from the exons ATGTCCGGAAAATTGCAACGACTTCGAGATCATGAAATAAATCCCTGTATAGCG GAAACAGATGCCTCTAGAAAATGTATGGATGAGAGTAACTACAATAAAGCTATGTGTGCCAACTATTTTTTAAGATACAAAAACTGCAGAAAATTTTGG AGTGGGGTCATGATGCAGAGAAGAATCGATGGGATACAACCAAATATGCCTacagcagaagagagagagagaatcttggcATCAATGGGAAGAATGCCATACTGA